In Tachysurus fulvidraco isolate hzauxx_2018 chromosome 11, HZAU_PFXX_2.0, whole genome shotgun sequence, one DNA window encodes the following:
- the hepacama gene encoding hepatic and glial cell adhesion molecule a isoform X2 — protein sequence MKAEMQASSKEAGVFSLFQKLCIFTYFLAVVSGVNITCPSSIVRGTLGGSALLSVSYTSTSSDRPVIKWQLKRDKPVTVVQSIGTDIIGNLRGEYRGRIMLFENGSLLLNYLQLSDEGAYEVEISITDDTFTGEKHMNLTVDVPVSRPFVHLVASSVLELTEHFILNCTHERGTKPIYGWLKGGKPLTNDSRLLLSQDQKVLTISRVLISDDDVYTCTVENPISNMKSTPIRLTVYRRSSLYIILSTGGIFLLITLVTVCACWKPSKKKRQQPLIQSRQNVEQSNGNHEVSVDIVPGRSYHNRKGPGGLYVLKETDFSEDQDEDPCTYIHPLNPHSPPCYPSTFSSPEAYTYSGRRYPRTPVPSPPPTPTSAMPMAPSPHLRSLPRKPHPSAASPTPSQTEEQSTVHESSIHSHI from the exons ATGAAGGCGGAGATGCAGGCTTCCTCCAAAGAGGCAGGAGTTTTTTCACTTTTCCAGAAACTGTGTATCTTCACCTATTTCCTGGCAG TTGTCAGTGGCGTGAACATCACCTGCCCATCCTCTATTGTAAGAGGCACCTTAGGTGGCTCGGCCCTGCTCTCCGTCAGCTAcaccagcaccagctctgacAGGCCTGTCATCAAGTGGCAGCTGAAAAGGGACAAACCTGTCACTGTGGTACAGTCTATCGGCACTGATATCATTGGGAACTTGCGGGGCGAGTACCGCGGCCGCATCATGCTCTTCGAAAATGGCTCACTGCTGCTCAACTACCTGCAGCTGTCAGATGAGGGTGCTTATGAAGTAGAGATCTCCATCACTGATGACACCTTTACCGGGGAGAAACACATGAACCTCACTGTAGACG ttcCTGTATCCAGGCCATTTGTGCACCTGGTGGCTTCCTCTGTGCTGGAGCTTACTGAGCACTTTATACTTAACTGCACTCATGAAAGGGGCACAAAGCCTATTTACGGCTGGCTGAAGGGCGGGAAGCCTCTGACCAATGACTCACGTCTGCTTCTGTCACAAGACCAGAAAGTTCTGACTATCTCCAGGGTTCTAATATCAGATGATGATGTCTACACATGCACTGTAGAGAATCCCATCAGCAACATGAAGAGCACACCTATCAGACTCACAGTCTACA gACGAAGCTCTCTCTATATCATCCTTTCCACTGGTGGAATTTTTTTGCTCATAACCTTGGTGACGGTGTGTGCCTGCTGGAAGCCTTCCAAAAA AAAAAGGCAACAGCCTCTTATTCAGAGCAGGCAGAATGTAGAGCAGAGCAATGGCAATCATGAAG TTTCAGTTGATATTGTGCCGGGGAGAAGCTACCATAACCGAAAAGGCCCAGGTGGATTATACGTTCTGAAGGAAACA GACTTTTCTGAAGACCAAGACGAGGACCCATGTACCTACATCCACCCTTTGAATCCACATAGTCCACCTTGCTATCCTAGCACATTCTCCTCTCCAGAAGCATATACCTACTCAGGAAGAAGATACCCTCGTACCCCTGTCCCCTCTCCTCCCCCAACCCCAACCTCCGCCATGCCCATGGCACCCTCACCACACCTGCGAAGCTTACCGCGAAAGCCCCACCCATCAGCTGCAAGCCCCACCCCATCACAGACAGAGGAACAGTCAACTGTACACGAGTCTAGCATTCACAGTCACATTTAG
- the hepacama gene encoding hepatic and glial cell adhesion molecule a isoform X1, whose amino-acid sequence MKAEMQASSKEAGVFSLFQKLCIFTYFLADLNPIKHLRNVLDKQVCSIKIPLHNLQDLVPDITAHLPRSCEVHALIVVSGVNITCPSSIVRGTLGGSALLSVSYTSTSSDRPVIKWQLKRDKPVTVVQSIGTDIIGNLRGEYRGRIMLFENGSLLLNYLQLSDEGAYEVEISITDDTFTGEKHMNLTVDVPVSRPFVHLVASSVLELTEHFILNCTHERGTKPIYGWLKGGKPLTNDSRLLLSQDQKVLTISRVLISDDDVYTCTVENPISNMKSTPIRLTVYRRSSLYIILSTGGIFLLITLVTVCACWKPSKKKRQQPLIQSRQNVEQSNGNHEVSVDIVPGRSYHNRKGPGGLYVLKETDFSEDQDEDPCTYIHPLNPHSPPCYPSTFSSPEAYTYSGRRYPRTPVPSPPPTPTSAMPMAPSPHLRSLPRKPHPSAASPTPSQTEEQSTVHESSIHSHI is encoded by the exons ATGAAGGCGGAGATGCAGGCTTCCTCCAAAGAGGCAGGAGTTTTTTCACTTTTCCAGAAACTGTGTATCTTCACCTATTTCCTGGCAG atctcaatccaatcaAGCATCTAAGgaatgtgctggacaaacaagtctgctCCATAAAGATCCCActtcacaacttacaggacttggTACCTGACATCACAGCACACCTTCCGAGGTCTTGTGAAGTCCATGCCTTAATAG TTGTCAGTGGCGTGAACATCACCTGCCCATCCTCTATTGTAAGAGGCACCTTAGGTGGCTCGGCCCTGCTCTCCGTCAGCTAcaccagcaccagctctgacAGGCCTGTCATCAAGTGGCAGCTGAAAAGGGACAAACCTGTCACTGTGGTACAGTCTATCGGCACTGATATCATTGGGAACTTGCGGGGCGAGTACCGCGGCCGCATCATGCTCTTCGAAAATGGCTCACTGCTGCTCAACTACCTGCAGCTGTCAGATGAGGGTGCTTATGAAGTAGAGATCTCCATCACTGATGACACCTTTACCGGGGAGAAACACATGAACCTCACTGTAGACG ttcCTGTATCCAGGCCATTTGTGCACCTGGTGGCTTCCTCTGTGCTGGAGCTTACTGAGCACTTTATACTTAACTGCACTCATGAAAGGGGCACAAAGCCTATTTACGGCTGGCTGAAGGGCGGGAAGCCTCTGACCAATGACTCACGTCTGCTTCTGTCACAAGACCAGAAAGTTCTGACTATCTCCAGGGTTCTAATATCAGATGATGATGTCTACACATGCACTGTAGAGAATCCCATCAGCAACATGAAGAGCACACCTATCAGACTCACAGTCTACA gACGAAGCTCTCTCTATATCATCCTTTCCACTGGTGGAATTTTTTTGCTCATAACCTTGGTGACGGTGTGTGCCTGCTGGAAGCCTTCCAAAAA AAAAAGGCAACAGCCTCTTATTCAGAGCAGGCAGAATGTAGAGCAGAGCAATGGCAATCATGAAG TTTCAGTTGATATTGTGCCGGGGAGAAGCTACCATAACCGAAAAGGCCCAGGTGGATTATACGTTCTGAAGGAAACA GACTTTTCTGAAGACCAAGACGAGGACCCATGTACCTACATCCACCCTTTGAATCCACATAGTCCACCTTGCTATCCTAGCACATTCTCCTCTCCAGAAGCATATACCTACTCAGGAAGAAGATACCCTCGTACCCCTGTCCCCTCTCCTCCCCCAACCCCAACCTCCGCCATGCCCATGGCACCCTCACCACACCTGCGAAGCTTACCGCGAAAGCCCCACCCATCAGCTGCAAGCCCCACCCCATCACAGACAGAGGAACAGTCAACTGTACACGAGTCTAGCATTCACAGTCACATTTAG